Proteins from a single region of Centropristis striata isolate RG_2023a ecotype Rhode Island chromosome 9, C.striata_1.0, whole genome shotgun sequence:
- the znf648 gene encoding zinc finger protein 501, producing the protein MISLMADEISPPQMADRTVLGKKSNTKQQERHCVTPPSLPDGQILTDKADSSFGVCVVNSLSDSNDTGILYLNPQTPNWSLVEKFAELSSAEDETGFKEDHSNGGLSHIEHIENKIYGSNEAAVNAAQKKESSKYLKSRKIQNNTSAKQRASRLKELNVEEYSPGGGGNKTKKKNANRPQVKKLLKKCADDKIPRLLVAMKKRSGVDKEHRPFKCTHCNWAFKKLCNLQSHLQTHTGLKPHVCDICGKAYSHQGTLQQHKRLHTGERPYHCPFCVKTYIWSSDYRKHIRTHTGEKPYVCDTCGKDFIRSSDLRKHERNMHTNDKPFPCTHCGKTFNKPLSLKRHERKHLGERPFSCPDCGKTFALASRMAEHQKIHMGVRPYICSVCSKCFTKSSNLTEHEAIHSGERPHKCKECGVAFAMASRLIRHQYVHNKEKPHSCTGCSKNFSHLATLKLHQEQTCAGRIFVCVECDKSFQCAAKLAQHMLNHRDRVSESV; encoded by the coding sequence ATGATTTCACTCATGGCTGATGAAATCTCCCCCCCACAGATGGCTGACAGGACAGTACTTGGAAAGAAAAGTaatacaaaacaacaagaaaggCATTGTGTCACTCCTCCGTCTCTCCCAGATGGACAGATCTTGACTGACAAGGCTGACTCTTCATTTGGTGTCTGTGTGGTGAACTCACTGTCAGACAGCAACGACACTGGAATCCTTTATCTGAACCCTCAGACACCAAACTGGTCTCTGGTGGAGAAGTTTGCTGAGCTTTCATCAGCAGAAGATGAAACAGGATTTAAAGAAGACCACAGCAATGGAGGATTGTCACATATTGAACatattgaaaacaaaatatatggaTCTAATGAAGCGGCCGTGAATGCTGCACAGAAGAAGGAAAGCTCTAAATACCTCAAGAGCCGTAAGATACAAAATAATACCTCAGCCAAACAGAGGGCATCCAGGCTCAAAGAGCTAAACGTTGAGGAATATTCTCCAGGTGGAGGTGGgaataaaaccaaaaagaaGAATGCAAATAGGCCTCAGGTgaagaaattactaaaaaagtgtGCAGATGACAAAATCCCTCGACTTCTGGTGGCGATGAAAAAGCGAAGCGGAGTGGACAAAGAGCACCGTCCCTTCAAGTGCACACACTGCAACTGGGCTTTTAAGAAGCTCTGCAACCTACAGAGTCacttacagacacacactggcCTCAAGCCACACGTGTGTGATATATGTGGCAAGGCTTACTCCCATCAGGGCAcgctgcagcagcacaaacgTCTGCACACAGGTGAAAGACCATACCACTGCCCCTTCTGTGTCAAGACCTATATCTGGTCCTCAGATTACCGCAAGCATATCCGCACCCACACCGGAGAGAAGCCTTACGTCTGTGACACTTGTGGTAAGGATTTCATTCGCTCCTCTGACCTGCGAAAGCATGAGCGGAACATGCATACCAACGACAAGCCCTTCCCGTGCACGCACTGTGGCAAGACCTTCAATAAACCCCTCTCCCTGAAGCGTCACGAGCGTAAGCACCTGGGGGAAAGGCCCTTCTCCTGCCCCGACTGTGGGAAGACCTTTGCCCTGGCTAGCCGCATGGCGGAGCACCAGAAGATCCACATGGGAGTGCGTCCGTACATCTGCTCCGTGTGCTCCAAGTGTTTCACCAAGTCGTCCAACTTGACCGAGCACGAAGCCATTCACAGCGGCGAGCGGCCACACAAGTGCAAAGAGTGCGGCGTGGCGTTCGCCATGGCTTCTCGCCTCATTCGTCACCAGTACGTCCACAATAAAGAGAAACCCCACAGCTGCACCGGCTGCAGCAAGAACTTCAGCCACCTCGCCACGCTGAAGCTTCACCAGGAGCAAACGTGTGCTGGGAGGATCTTTGTCTGTGTGGAATGTGACAAATCTTTCCAGTGTGCTGCAAAGCTTGCACAGCATATGCTGAACCACAGGGACAGAGTGTCTGAGTCAGTGTAA